From Pirellulales bacterium, the proteins below share one genomic window:
- a CDS encoding DUF1559 domain-containing protein — protein sequence MRDCHRPSGFTLVELLVVIAIIGILIAILLPAVQAAREAARRTQCQNRLKQLALAAHNYHESHAYFPPGVDQRSFPAPPAYRQVPLFVYLLPFLEETARVAAWERDDPMLNTSGGAASRTSRVVGGFVCPSDVLPQNPIATQQGWYYALTSYGGNGGTRSYFTQLATLDGIFHAVGPGAVPKANAHLTRLPDVIDGTSNTFLFGERSHDDPNLESFADAGLCPDRLSTWGWWGVSGGLKAIGHVTMSGHAPINYRVPMHYNARQSAVPPANDAEMFQYYSDQRLCSWGSNHPGGAQFALADGSGRFVVDAMPLEVLQAFSTRAGREVPDAE from the coding sequence ATGCGCGACTGCCATCGACCGTCTGGCTTTACCCTGGTCGAGCTCCTCGTCGTCATCGCGATCATCGGCATCTTGATCGCCATTCTGCTGCCTGCCGTGCAGGCGGCGCGCGAAGCAGCGCGACGCACGCAGTGCCAGAATCGTCTGAAGCAGTTGGCGCTCGCCGCGCACAACTACCACGAGTCGCACGCCTATTTTCCGCCGGGCGTGGATCAACGTTCGTTTCCAGCGCCTCCCGCCTATCGGCAAGTGCCGCTGTTCGTGTACTTGCTGCCTTTCCTCGAGGAGACGGCCCGCGTCGCGGCGTGGGAACGCGACGACCCGATGTTGAACACCTCCGGCGGCGCCGCGTCGCGCACCAGTCGAGTAGTCGGCGGCTTCGTTTGTCCTTCGGACGTCTTGCCGCAGAACCCGATTGCGACGCAGCAGGGCTGGTACTACGCCCTCACCAGCTATGGCGGCAACGGGGGCACACGTTCCTACTTCACGCAACTCGCCACGCTCGATGGCATCTTCCACGCGGTGGGTCCCGGCGCCGTGCCGAAGGCCAATGCACACTTGACACGCTTGCCCGATGTGATCGACGGCACGTCGAATACCTTTCTTTTCGGCGAGCGCAGTCACGACGACCCAAATCTCGAATCGTTCGCCGATGCAGGGCTCTGCCCCGATCGCCTCTCGACGTGGGGCTGGTGGGGGGTCTCGGGAGGACTGAAGGCGATCGGACACGTCACGATGAGCGGGCATGCGCCGATCAACTATCGCGTGCCGATGCACTACAACGCCCGCCAGTCGGCCGTACCGCCGGCCAATGATGCAGAGATGTTCCAATACTATTCCGACCAGCGGCTCTGCTCCTGGGGGAGCAATCATCCCGGGGGCGCGCAGTTCGCGCTGGCCGACGGTTCGGGGCGATTCGTGGTAGATGCGATGCCGCTCGAGGTGCTGCAGGCATTCAGCACCCGTGCCGGACGCGAGGTGCCCGATGCCGAGTGA
- a CDS encoding tRNA (cytidine(34)-2'-O)-methyltransferase — protein sequence MKYEPLLHVVLYQPEIPHNTGSVGRTCVAVGAKLWLVRPLGFRVDDYYLRRAGLDYWEHLEWEVVDDWAALVERLPDRQPWLFTKTAERAYTSVSYQRGDVLVFGCESSGLPRSLLEQYASRQLLIPIRPAVRSLNLSNSVAIALYEGLRQGL from the coding sequence GTGAAGTACGAACCGCTCTTGCACGTCGTTCTCTATCAGCCCGAGATCCCGCACAACACGGGGAGCGTCGGCCGGACGTGCGTTGCCGTGGGGGCCAAGCTGTGGCTCGTGCGGCCGTTGGGCTTTCGCGTGGACGACTACTACCTGCGCCGCGCGGGGCTCGACTACTGGGAGCACCTCGAGTGGGAAGTGGTCGACGATTGGGCCGCGCTCGTCGAGCGGCTGCCGGACCGCCAACCCTGGCTCTTCACCAAGACCGCCGAGCGTGCGTACACGTCGGTCTCGTACCAGCGGGGGGACGTGCTGGTGTTCGGCTGCGAATCGAGCGGCTTGCCACGATCGTTGCTCGAGCAGTATGCCAGCCGCCAGTTGCTGATTCCGATTCGCCCCGCCGTACGCAGTCTGAATCTCTCGAACAGCGTGGCCATCGCCTTGTACGAGGGACTGCGGCAGGGGCTTTAG